From Bacillus basilensis, a single genomic window includes:
- a CDS encoding EcsC family protein — protein sequence MRSKREQAILDNIKEWELQLVEQEATDFQKMFDKWVHNTIAKLPEKKRKDFFTKADGWLFHLHALIQSSQSQLDARNRILGTSRLFDESIEQLEDLKALSIDQLTYIAEQQTARHRLYSFVQGGATGAGGLLLLTADFPVMIALNVKAVQLIATSFGHDVNKPYEMMLALKVFHASLLPGRLQQYAWYNLLQELEQEDSFFYEGDEAVLQPASTEVILKQILKTFSIYALRRKLFQGIPVIGIAIGSTVNYRLTRNVTEFANRFYQVRHIVEKEKRA from the coding sequence ATGCGATCGAAGCGAGAACAAGCCATTTTAGACAATATAAAAGAATGGGAATTGCAATTAGTTGAGCAAGAGGCGACTGATTTTCAAAAAATGTTTGATAAATGGGTACATAATACAATTGCAAAATTGCCTGAGAAAAAACGAAAAGATTTTTTTACGAAAGCAGATGGATGGCTCTTTCATTTGCATGCATTGATCCAAAGTTCACAATCACAGTTAGATGCGCGTAATCGTATTTTAGGAACATCGAGATTATTTGATGAATCGATTGAGCAACTAGAAGATTTGAAAGCATTATCTATTGATCAATTAACATACATAGCAGAGCAGCAAACAGCACGTCATCGCCTATATTCATTCGTGCAAGGCGGAGCAACGGGTGCTGGAGGTTTATTATTATTAACGGCTGATTTTCCGGTTATGATCGCATTAAATGTGAAGGCTGTCCAACTTATTGCAACGTCATTTGGTCATGATGTGAACAAGCCTTATGAAATGATGCTTGCGTTAAAGGTATTTCATGCGTCATTACTACCAGGAAGACTTCAGCAATACGCATGGTACAATTTATTGCAAGAGCTAGAGCAAGAAGATTCATTCTTCTATGAAGGAGATGAAGCGGTGTTACAACCAGCTTCTACTGAAGTTATATTAAAACAAATTTTGAAAACATTTTCGATTTATGCTCTTCGTCGTAAATTATTCCAAGGTATTCCGGTAATTGGGATAGCAATTGGGTCTACAGTGAATTATCGTTTAACAAGAAACGTTACTGAATTTGCTAATAGATTTTATCAAGTGCGCCATATAGTCGAGAAAGAAAAAAGAGCATAA
- a CDS encoding DUF1796 family putative cysteine peptidase: protein MNLSNIKKEYNAVFSLGQNCWPAWALYQFGLSPFFGVIDFMLSPSLEKVNLLLQNRFDRFLHFENLSFISFWDDAAKLRLRDNLYEIDSCHDFKTDVNTPTSWPSYSEIKLNYEHRITRFLTTIEIEKSILFIRTGGTYEEARSLEQILSQLVKHKFSVLLLIPADVTTVTQEDWGLQNICVIKCPIMDVYQYNEGFWNDLFDGISIRPHA from the coding sequence ATGAATCTATCCAATATAAAAAAAGAATATAATGCCGTATTCAGCTTAGGACAAAACTGTTGGCCTGCTTGGGCGTTATATCAATTCGGATTATCACCATTTTTTGGCGTTATTGATTTTATGTTAAGCCCTTCATTAGAAAAAGTGAACTTATTATTACAAAATCGATTTGACCGTTTTTTACATTTCGAAAACTTATCCTTCATCTCATTTTGGGATGATGCTGCCAAATTAAGACTAAGGGACAACCTATATGAAATCGATTCCTGTCACGATTTTAAAACAGATGTAAACACACCAACTTCTTGGCCTTCTTATTCAGAAATCAAGCTAAATTATGAGCATCGAATTACTCGTTTTCTAACTACAATTGAAATAGAAAAATCCATATTGTTTATTCGGACTGGAGGAACATACGAAGAAGCACGATCTCTGGAACAAATTTTATCTCAACTAGTCAAACATAAATTCTCCGTCCTATTACTGATTCCTGCGGATGTAACAACTGTCACCCAAGAAGATTGGGGATTACAAAATATTTGCGTTATAAAATGCCCTATTATGGATGTATACCAATACAATGAAGGATTTTGGAATGACTTATTTGATGGGATCTCAATTAGACCGCACGCTTAA
- a CDS encoding NUDIX hydrolase, with protein MYPRAKAFGLATHHGRLLVQEYHTGDETYYRPLGGSIELGEQSAHTVIREFKEELHTEVEITNYLGCLENIFQLDEAIGHEIIQLYSLRLLDTSLYEMEKVNIQDEQTVSYAKWIPVTAFIQKEKALYPNGILKYLQQKKDEIL; from the coding sequence ATGTATCCACGTGCAAAAGCATTCGGTCTTGCCACACATCACGGTCGCCTTCTCGTACAAGAATATCATACAGGCGATGAAACGTATTACCGACCTCTTGGCGGCTCAATTGAACTTGGTGAACAATCAGCACATACCGTTATTCGTGAATTTAAAGAAGAGCTTCATACAGAAGTGGAAATCACCAATTATTTAGGCTGCTTAGAAAACATCTTTCAGCTAGATGAGGCAATTGGTCATGAAATCATTCAGCTATATTCTTTACGCTTATTAGACACATCACTATATGAAATGGAAAAAGTGAATATACAAGATGAACAAACAGTATCGTATGCGAAATGGATTCCCGTTACAGCATTCATTCAAAAAGAGAAAGCACTATATCCAAATGGAATTTTGAAATATCTCCAACAGAAAAAAGACGAAATCCTATAG
- the ackA gene encoding acetate kinase, with protein sequence MSKIIAINAGSSSLKFQLFEMPSETVLTKGLVERIGLEDSIFTITVDGEKQKEITNIPDHAVAVNMLLKKLTENGIVKSLDEIGGIGHRVVHGGEKFADSVLITDEVLADIEELSDLAPLHNPANIVGIKAFQEVLPNVPAVAVFDTAFHQTMPESAFLYSLPYEYYEKFGIRKYGFHGTSHKYVTERAAELLGRPLESLSLLSCHLGNGASIAAVEGGKSIDTSMGFTPLAGVTMGTRSGNLDPALIPYIMEKTGQTVEEVVNVLNKKSGMLGLTGYSSDLRDIIAKEEEGDHRAKVALDVFVSRIHKYIGSYTARMKGVDAIIFTAGVGENSAIIRERVLEGLEYMGVYFDVKRNNVFGEEAFISFPHSPVKIIVIPTDEEVMIARDVLRLGDIG encoded by the coding sequence ATGTCAAAAATCATCGCGATTAACGCAGGAAGCTCTTCCTTAAAATTCCAATTATTTGAAATGCCAAGTGAAACAGTATTAACAAAAGGTTTAGTAGAACGTATCGGTTTAGAAGATAGTATCTTCACTATTACTGTAGATGGCGAAAAACAAAAAGAAATTACAAACATTCCAGATCACGCAGTAGCAGTTAATATGCTTCTTAAAAAATTAACTGAAAACGGAATCGTTAAATCTCTAGACGAGATTGGCGGTATCGGTCACCGTGTTGTTCACGGCGGCGAAAAATTTGCTGACTCTGTTTTAATTACTGATGAAGTATTAGCTGATATCGAAGAATTAAGCGATTTAGCACCACTTCATAACCCAGCAAACATTGTTGGTATTAAAGCATTCCAAGAAGTATTACCAAACGTACCAGCAGTAGCAGTATTCGATACAGCATTCCACCAAACAATGCCGGAATCTGCATTCCTATACAGCTTACCATATGAGTACTATGAAAAATTCGGCATCCGTAAATACGGTTTCCACGGAACTTCTCATAAATACGTAACTGAGCGTGCGGCTGAACTATTAGGTCGTCCACTTGAAAGCTTAAGCTTACTTTCTTGTCACTTAGGTAACGGTGCAAGTATCGCAGCAGTAGAAGGCGGTAAATCTATCGATACTTCTATGGGCTTCACTCCACTTGCTGGTGTAACAATGGGTACACGTTCTGGTAACCTTGACCCTGCGTTAATTCCATACATCATGGAAAAAACAGGCCAAACAGTAGAAGAAGTAGTTAACGTATTAAACAAGAAGAGTGGTATGTTAGGTCTTACTGGTTACTCTAGTGACCTACGTGACATTATTGCGAAAGAAGAAGAAGGCGACCACCGTGCGAAAGTAGCACTTGATGTATTCGTAAGCCGTATCCACAAATACATCGGTTCTTACACTGCTCGTATGAAAGGTGTAGACGCAATCATCTTCACAGCTGGTGTAGGGGAAAACAGTGCAATTATTCGTGAGCGCGTATTAGAAGGCCTTGAGTACATGGGCGTATACTTCGACGTAAAACGTAATAACGTATTTGGTGAAGAAGCATTTATCAGCTTCCCACATTCTCCAGTAAAAATTATCGTAATTCCAACTGACGAAGAAGTTATGATCGCTCGTGACGTACTACGTCTTGGAGATATTGGTTAA
- a CDS encoding class I SAM-dependent methyltransferase, whose translation MSQTVETLFSIFDSSAVVLRKELDVTYLEALVETGDNLFEGAILQEELSESAIERLNREYSTFNEETYKGEEIRKAFQLAILKGMKEGVQANHEMTPDAVGMFMSYLFHKFMQGKNEITVLDPAIGTGNLMITVFNSAKEELTMSGFGVEVDEVLIKLALVNANLQKHAIEFFHQDGLAPLYIDPVDAVISDLPIGYYPNEIGASEYKLKADEGMSYAHHLFIEQSVKHTKEGGYLFFLVPNFIFESDQAPKLHAFIKETCFIQGLLQLPVSMFKNEKNAKSIFVLQKKGPSVTMPKQALLVELPKFSNMKAMEDIMDQLNTWFATHK comes from the coding sequence GTGAGTCAGACAGTGGAAACATTATTTTCTATTTTTGATTCTTCTGCGGTAGTTTTACGTAAAGAATTAGATGTAACATATTTAGAGGCGCTTGTAGAAACAGGGGATAACTTGTTTGAAGGAGCGATTTTACAAGAGGAATTATCCGAATCAGCAATTGAAAGGCTGAATCGTGAATATAGTACGTTTAATGAAGAAACATATAAAGGTGAAGAAATTCGTAAAGCATTTCAGTTAGCCATTTTAAAAGGAATGAAAGAAGGCGTACAAGCGAATCACGAAATGACGCCTGATGCAGTTGGTATGTTCATGAGCTACTTATTCCATAAATTTATGCAAGGGAAAAACGAAATCACTGTTTTAGATCCTGCAATTGGAACAGGTAACTTAATGATTACCGTATTTAATAGCGCCAAAGAAGAACTAACAATGAGTGGATTTGGTGTAGAAGTGGATGAAGTGCTAATTAAACTTGCTTTAGTAAATGCGAATTTACAAAAGCATGCAATCGAATTCTTCCATCAAGATGGACTAGCGCCACTTTATATCGATCCAGTTGATGCAGTTATTTCAGACTTACCGATTGGTTATTATCCAAATGAGATCGGTGCAAGTGAATATAAGTTAAAAGCAGATGAAGGAATGTCGTATGCACATCACTTATTTATTGAACAAAGTGTGAAACATACGAAAGAAGGCGGATACTTATTCTTCTTAGTACCAAACTTCATTTTTGAAAGTGATCAAGCACCAAAATTACATGCATTTATTAAAGAAACATGTTTTATTCAAGGACTATTGCAACTACCTGTTTCCATGTTTAAAAACGAGAAAAATGCAAAAAGTATATTTGTTCTCCAAAAGAAAGGCCCTAGTGTAACGATGCCAAAACAGGCGTTATTAGTGGAGTTACCTAAATTCTCCAACATGAAGGCGATGGAGGACATTATGGACCAATTAAATACTTGGTTTGCAACGCATAAATAA
- the tpx gene encoding thiol peroxidase yields the protein MANVTFKGNPMTLVGTEVKVGDQAPNFQVLANDLSPVSLETYKGEVKLISVVPSIDTGVCDAQTRRFNQDAAGIENAKVLTISADLPFAQKRWCAANGLENVVTLSDHRDLSFGEAYGLVMKELRLLARAVFVVDSNDKVVYVEYVNEGTSHPNYEAALEAAKSAK from the coding sequence GTGGCAAACGTAACTTTTAAAGGTAATCCAATGACTTTAGTTGGAACAGAAGTTAAAGTTGGCGATCAAGCGCCAAACTTCCAAGTATTAGCAAATGACTTATCTCCAGTAAGTTTAGAAACATACAAAGGCGAAGTAAAATTAATTAGTGTTGTACCTTCAATCGACACAGGTGTGTGTGATGCACAAACACGTCGTTTTAACCAAGATGCAGCAGGTATTGAAAACGCAAAAGTATTAACAATTAGCGCTGATTTACCATTCGCTCAAAAACGCTGGTGTGCAGCAAACGGTTTAGAAAATGTTGTTACACTTTCTGACCACCGCGACCTTTCATTCGGTGAAGCTTACGGCTTAGTAATGAAAGAACTTCGTTTACTTGCTCGTGCAGTATTCGTAGTAGATAGCAATGACAAAGTAGTTTACGTAGAATACGTAAATGAAGGTACAAGCCATCCAAACTATGAAGCAGCATTAGAAGCAGCAAAATCTGCGAAGTAA
- the ytfJ gene encoding GerW family sporulation protein, with product MDHPIQGLMTTAMQHLKQMTDVNTIVGDPIKAADGSVILTVSKVSFGFAAGGSEFGKVEHSGRHPFGGGSGGGVSINPVAFLVINGEGVKVLHLDKQTHVIDKIIELAPQAVDKVKEMMDKRKEDDPEFQI from the coding sequence ATGGACCATCCAATTCAAGGTTTAATGACAACTGCAATGCAGCATTTAAAACAAATGACTGATGTAAATACAATTGTTGGTGACCCAATTAAAGCGGCAGATGGAAGTGTAATTCTTACTGTTTCGAAAGTTAGTTTCGGATTTGCTGCTGGTGGAAGTGAATTTGGTAAAGTAGAACATTCAGGCCGTCATCCATTTGGCGGGGGAAGCGGTGGAGGAGTTTCTATTAATCCTGTTGCTTTTCTTGTTATAAATGGAGAAGGTGTAAAAGTGTTGCATTTAGATAAGCAAACACATGTCATCGATAAAATAATTGAATTAGCGCCACAAGCTGTTGATAAAGTGAAGGAAATGATGGATAAACGAAAAGAAGACGATCCTGAATTTCAAATTTAA
- a CDS encoding DUF2953 domain-containing protein, translating to MIRMKWLAIGIIILLLFILFILLSKIKLKVTFLYSEMEKQCLLQVKIWMIRYTFDVLERIEKQQKKTGQKIEKAEEDGGLDNKIMAQLDSIGELIKKLQEVHTIVKDFLKRVKINGWKWHTQIGAGDAASTGIVTGYAWGTKGMAAGVVGQYMHIVDVPEFEITPVFQGKGFASRCELTASFRIFRTIKTAVKLLVFMRRQRSGTTEKSVQA from the coding sequence ATGATACGTATGAAGTGGCTCGCAATTGGAATAATAATTCTTCTCCTTTTTATTTTGTTTATACTATTGTCGAAAATAAAGCTTAAGGTGACATTTTTATATTCAGAAATGGAAAAGCAATGTTTGCTTCAAGTGAAAATATGGATGATTCGATATACATTTGATGTGTTGGAAAGAATTGAAAAACAGCAGAAGAAAACAGGACAAAAAATCGAAAAAGCTGAAGAGGACGGCGGACTAGATAATAAAATTATGGCACAACTTGATAGCATTGGGGAACTGATAAAAAAGCTTCAAGAAGTTCATACTATTGTTAAAGATTTTCTCAAACGAGTGAAAATCAATGGTTGGAAATGGCATACGCAAATTGGAGCAGGCGACGCAGCTAGTACTGGAATTGTCACTGGATATGCATGGGGGACAAAAGGAATGGCTGCTGGAGTTGTAGGACAATATATGCATATTGTCGACGTACCAGAGTTTGAAATTACTCCTGTTTTTCAAGGGAAAGGATTTGCATCAAGATGTGAGTTAACAGCATCTTTTCGTATATTCCGTACTATAAAAACAGCGGTGAAATTACTCGTGTTTATGAGAAGACAAAGATCTGGTACGACAGAAAAATCTGTTCAAGCATAG